The sequence below is a genomic window from Aureispira sp. CCB-E.
ATTCCCATTTTTGAATATCACGTGCCGACCAATCGTTAAACAAAGCCAAACCAAAGATATAGTCGTCTGCTTCAGCAGTAGATATACTTTGTCCCATTTTGGTTGATTGACCGACCACAAACGCCATTTCTAATTCAAAATCTAACAACTTACAAGGTCCATATACTGGTGGTTGGCTATCGTCTGGACGTTGTTGCCCTTTAGGACGGTGTATTTCAGTTCCCGAAACGACAATAGAAGAGGCACGTCCATGATAGCCAACAGGCAAGTGTAACCAGTTTGGCAATAAAGCATTGTCTGGGTCTCTAAACATCGTCCCTACGTTTGTTGCATGCTCTCGACTAGAGTAAAAATCAGTATAATCTCCTACTTGAACAGGTAATAATAATTCTACTTCATTCACATTGTGTAATACCTTAGCCAAGACTTCCGTCTTTCCTGCTAACTCGGTATTATTTTTTTCAAATAAATCGGAGATTCTATCTCTAACAGCACGAGTTGCTGTTTTGCCCAATGCCATAAAGTCGTTGATGTACATTTGGCTAAAAACAGCTGCATCTACTTCCAAATCCGAAAAATATCCTGCTTTTGCCAACTCTGCTAAATCAATAACAGTATCTCCAATGATTGTTGCTACTCTAGGACTCTTTTCGGCAGTTTTAAATACTCCAAAAGGGATATTTTGAATTGGGAAATCACTGTCTGACGATACAGCAATCCAAGAACTTAATGCTGGATTATTTGCTTTTAACATGGTGCAATATAATTTATTATTTGAGAATTGAACTTACTAGTTTTTTACTAGCAAGATTCTTTTTAATCGTTTTCTGGTTGGTCTAATATTTCATCGTTTTGTACCTTAGATTTTTGAAAAAAAACTCCAAGTTTATTGTAGAACAACAACAAGCTTAAAATAATAAACAAGCCTCCTTTAAAGAAAATCCAACCGATATGTAAGCCTATATTAGGCTCACCAAAAATGTAATTTATGGCGACTATAATTCCCAAAAGTACAACATATTTTAATATTCGTCCTAATGGTAATGGAGGCAATTTTAGAATATACTTGGTTACAAAGATGGAAAAGAGCATCATCAAAAAATAGGAAGCCAAGGTCGTATAAGCTGCTGCTTTATAACTGTATTCTTTAACTCCTATAAAATAATAATTTAGCAAAATATTAATTATTCCACTGACCAAGACGATTCCTGCTAGATAGCTATTTTTTTTACGGAAGTAAATACCTCGGTTGGCAAAGCTGCTCACTCCATAAAATACATAGGCTCCAACAATAACAGGTGCTATTGGCAACGCTTCTAAAAATACAGGGCTAGAAGATAGTAATGTTCCGGCATCGACAGCAAATAATATTAGAAAACTAGCCCCCAAAATCAATAACTTTGTCATACTATCTACTTGTTCTCCAACTTTTTTGTAATCCTTTTTATTCATATAATCATAATAAATAGGACTTGCTCCATTTAACAAAGCCATGACCAATCCTTGATAAATCATCCCTATCTTGTAGGCAAATGCGTACTGCCCTGCTGCAGAATGCCCTACAGATGAATTGATAAACCATTGATCAAAAGAAGTAAGAATGTGATTGCTTAAGGTAAATGGAATTAGTGGGATTGAGTAAATCAAGGCGTATTTGACATAATCAAGTGATAAGTGGTCAAAAGACATATACTTAGATAAGTTGCGAAAAGCATAAGTAGCCAACAAAAAAGTAGCCAAACACTCTCCTACTATCTTTCCCATAAAAGTATAACTTGTTTCCTCTCCGTTGTACCAATAAACGGCTCCTGATAAGTAAATCAATCCTATCATTGTCAATCCAAACTTGCTATATTGCCATATCACTTGAATCGTGGCATACTCTTTACTTTGCTTGGTTGCGATAAGCACGTTGTAATAAAAGACAATAAGTATCGTTCCATAAGTTGTTAGAATGAGCCAAAAGATCAATTCTAAAGGAATATTCATATAAGAGGCGATCTGCTCCTTAAACAAAAAAATGGCTCCGCTCAAACTCAAAAATATGACATTAAAAGCGACAAAGATAGTTCCTAAAAACTCTTTAAAATCGGTCTTTCCATCTTCAAAATAATACCTAGGAATAGCACCATGTATCGCAAGTGTCAATAAGACAGAAGTAACACCTATGTAAGTAGTAAATACATTAATAATTCCATATTCTTCAGCTGTTAGGTAAGCTGTAAAAATTGGTAGGGTAATAATCCCTAAAAGGTGAACAAAGATGGTTCCTGTAAAATAAGTACTAGCATGTTTAAAGGTATCAAAGAAAGAAAACTGTTGAAGTTTTTTGAGTAAATTGCTAACTCCCATAAACTTGATGATCGTTTGTCGATTATTTTATCCGCACTCTTAAAATTTTTTAAAGGTAGTTTAATTTTTCTTCTTTTTAATCCTTAAATGTACTAGATATGCTTCTTTGTGTTTTTGTTTGATTATTTTAGTATTTTTTTAAGTATAATTGCTAGTAGTTCACTAATTTTTAAGGAACTGCTGATTGAAACTTCATGAAACTTTGTATTGTGTTTTTTTGAAGTTTACAAAGCCAATTTTACCACACCGTATTGAGACAGACCGAGCACACCAATGGCAAAAGACAATTACAACAAACACTTCCAATCAATTCTTTCTAAGTTAAACCCTGCTCAAATGCAGGCTGTTACAGAAACAGAAGGTCCCGTTATTGCTATTGCAGGTCCAGGAACAGGCAAAACGCATATTTTAACTGCGCGAATTGGTCAGATTCTATTGACAACCGATACTCAAGCACATAATATTTTATGTTTAACTTTTACGGATGCGGCAGTTAATGCTATGCGTCAACGACTCTTGGATTTTATTGGTCCTGATGCTCATAGAGTCCATATTTATACGTTTCATTCTTTTTGTAATAAGGTCATACAAGAAAATCTAGAGATTTTTGGGCGACACGATCTAGAACCACTGTCTGATTTAGAGCGCATTGAAATTATCAGAAGCATTATCAATGATTTGGATGTTGAACATCCTTTAAAGATGAACCAGCGGGATCCTTATTATTATGAGCAACATCTAGCCGATTTGTTCAAACAAATGAAAGCTGAACGTTGGTCTCCTCAATTTATCCAGAACCAAATAAAAAATTATTTGGAATTCTTGCCAAAACGCCCAGAAATGCGCTATAAGCGCAATGCAGGACAGTTTCAAAAAGGGGACTTAAAAGAAGCTCAATTTAATAGCATTTCTAAAAAAATGCAACGCTTAGATCAAGCAGTCTTACTTTTTGATAAGTATCAAGCTGTTCTAGACGAGCGACAACGATATGATTATGAGGATATGATTTTGTGGGTTTTAGAAGCATTTGAAAAAGAAGAATTTTTGCTGCGTTCTTATCAAGAGCAATATCTGTATTTATTGGTCGATGAATTTCAAGATACGAATGGTTCTCAAAGTGCCATCGTGCATCAACTCGTAGCTTATTGGGGAGATAATCCTAATTTATTTATTGTTGGAGACGACGACCAATCCATTTATGAATTTCAGGGGGCTAGAGTTAAAAACATGACAGACTTTTATGAGCAATATCATAAAAACTTGTTGCTAATTATGCTTCAAGAAAATTATCGTTCGTCTCAAAATATCTTAAATGCAGCAAAAGACGCCATCGAGCATAATGAAATTCGCATTATCAATCAAATTGAAGGGCTAGAATTAAATAAAGTGCTGATAGGTGCAAATCCTGCCTATGCAGCGCTTCAAACGCCTGTAGAAATTGTTGCTTATCCCAATCAATTGCAAGAAGAAATTGCTATTGTTCAACGCATTGAGCAACTTCAAAAAGAAGGGGTACTACTCAAAGAAATTGCCATTATCTACGCAAAACACAAACAAGCAGATAATATTATTCAACTCTTTGAAAAGAGACAAATTGCCTACCAATCCAAGCGCCGAATCAATATCTTGGAACTACCCCTTGTCCACAATTTGCGCAAATTGATGGGCTATATCGCCAATGAATATGCCAAGCCCGATAGTAACGAAGATGTTTTCTTTGAATTTTTGCACTATGATTTTATTGGTGTTAGTAGCAAAGATGCTGCTGTTTTAACTGCTTGGATGGCTCGAAAAAAGAAGGCTCTAATTATGAAAGGAGACTTTGAAAATATTCCTATGTGGCGAGATACAATTCGCAATGCCCAACTATTGGAGTCCATTGGGCTAGATAGTGTAGAGCAGTTGACTAATTTTGCTGCTTTTTTAGATGAAAGCATTCATTATTACAAAGATTATAGTCTTCCCCAATTCTTTGAGTTATTAATCAATAGAAGCGGATTAGTAACTTTTATTGCCGAGCACGAACAAAAATCGTGGTTGGTTCAAGTTGTTGGGACACTCTTTGAATTTGTGAAGCAGGAAACCGCAAAAAATCAAAAATTAACTTTGGGAGCTTTCTTGGTTTTATTGGATCAGATGGAAGCGAATAGAATTGGCATGGGACTATTCCAATTAAATCAAGCAGACGATGGAGTAAATTTGATTACAGCACATTCTGCCAAAGGTCTAGAATTTGAGTATGTGTTTATTATTAATGGCTTAAAGGATTATTGGGAACCACGCAGTAGCTCTGGTAAGCATTTTACGTTTCCTGATACCATTACCTACTCCAATGAAACCGACGCTCAAGAAGCTGCTCGACGATTGTTTTATGTTGCCATGACTCGTGCCAAAAAATCACTTCAAATATCTTATTATCAATATAATACTAGTCATAAGATACAAACCAAAGCAGCCTTTGTTGACGAACTTTTACAAGCCCGCAATCCTGCTATTGTCTTTAGTGAACAAGAAGCCTTTTTATCAGAAGAATGGCAATTGTTACAACTAGAAAAAGCGGATGAAAAACCTAAAATTAAGTTATTGAGCACCTCTATGCTCAATGCTTTATTAGAAGGATTCCGTTTAAGCATTTCAGCTATGAATAATTACCTTAGCTGCCCTTTGAGCTTTTATTATGAATATATTTTGCGGGTTCCATCTTTGTCTAGCGTAGAAGCTGCTTATGGAACGGCTATTCACAACTCCTTGAATCGCATCTTTAACTTAGCTCTAAAAAATGACAACCAACTACCTGATACAGAGACGCTCTTAGATATTTTTAGGTTTGAAATGAAAAACCAACGTATTTTCTTAACGCATAGAATCTACAAAGAACGTTTAGAATTAGGAACAAGGCATTTAAAAGCATACTACAGCGCTCGAAAAGAGGAATGGAACCAATTGTTACAAACGGCAGCAGTAATGACTGAAAAACCGCTTCGAAATGTCGAATGGAAAGGCATTCCCATGACGGGGACTATTGATAAATTACTTTTGTTGCCCCATACCTCTGGTAAAAAGGTTCATATTGTAGATTACAAAACAGGAAAACTGCAAGATAAACGAATGGCTTTGCCTTCTAACTCCAATCCCTATGGGGGGATTTATTGGCGACAATTAATTTTTTATAAAATTTTATTAGAAAACTCTAGTTTAACCTCTTACAAAGTACGTTCTGCCGAGATAGATTACTTAACCCCTAATGAAGAAGGGCTATTTCCAAGTAAATCCATCGAATTTAAAACCAAACAGGTTAACATGGTCAAAAAAATGATCGAACAGGTTTATTCCAATATCATGAATCATCGTTTTTCAGAGGGCTGCGGTGAATCTCATTGCAAATGGTGTAATTTTGCTCAACGAAATGTTGCTCCTAATGAATTTTCTAATGCTGAG
It includes:
- a CDS encoding ATP-dependent DNA helicase, translated to MAKDNYNKHFQSILSKLNPAQMQAVTETEGPVIAIAGPGTGKTHILTARIGQILLTTDTQAHNILCLTFTDAAVNAMRQRLLDFIGPDAHRVHIYTFHSFCNKVIQENLEIFGRHDLEPLSDLERIEIIRSIINDLDVEHPLKMNQRDPYYYEQHLADLFKQMKAERWSPQFIQNQIKNYLEFLPKRPEMRYKRNAGQFQKGDLKEAQFNSISKKMQRLDQAVLLFDKYQAVLDERQRYDYEDMILWVLEAFEKEEFLLRSYQEQYLYLLVDEFQDTNGSQSAIVHQLVAYWGDNPNLFIVGDDDQSIYEFQGARVKNMTDFYEQYHKNLLLIMLQENYRSSQNILNAAKDAIEHNEIRIINQIEGLELNKVLIGANPAYAALQTPVEIVAYPNQLQEEIAIVQRIEQLQKEGVLLKEIAIIYAKHKQADNIIQLFEKRQIAYQSKRRINILELPLVHNLRKLMGYIANEYAKPDSNEDVFFEFLHYDFIGVSSKDAAVLTAWMARKKKALIMKGDFENIPMWRDTIRNAQLLESIGLDSVEQLTNFAAFLDESIHYYKDYSLPQFFELLINRSGLVTFIAEHEQKSWLVQVVGTLFEFVKQETAKNQKLTLGAFLVLLDQMEANRIGMGLFQLNQADDGVNLITAHSAKGLEFEYVFIINGLKDYWEPRSSSGKHFTFPDTITYSNETDAQEAARRLFYVAMTRAKKSLQISYYQYNTSHKIQTKAAFVDELLQARNPAIVFSEQEAFLSEEWQLLQLEKADEKPKIKLLSTSMLNALLEGFRLSISAMNNYLSCPLSFYYEYILRVPSLSSVEAAYGTAIHNSLNRIFNLALKNDNQLPDTETLLDIFRFEMKNQRIFLTHRIYKERLELGTRHLKAYYSARKEEWNQLLQTAAVMTEKPLRNVEWKGIPMTGTIDKLLLLPHTSGKKVHIVDYKTGKLQDKRMALPSNSNPYGGIYWRQLIFYKILLENSSLTSYKVRSAEIDYLTPNEEGLFPSKSIEFKTKQVNMVKKMIEQVYSNIMNHRFSEGCGESHCKWCNFAQRNVAPNEFSNAEVELLDD
- a CDS encoding oligosaccharide flippase family protein translates to MGVSNLLKKLQQFSFFDTFKHASTYFTGTIFVHLLGIITLPIFTAYLTAEEYGIINVFTTYIGVTSVLLTLAIHGAIPRYYFEDGKTDFKEFLGTIFVAFNVIFLSLSGAIFLFKEQIASYMNIPLELIFWLILTTYGTILIVFYYNVLIATKQSKEYATIQVIWQYSKFGLTMIGLIYLSGAVYWYNGEETSYTFMGKIVGECLATFLLATYAFRNLSKYMSFDHLSLDYVKYALIYSIPLIPFTLSNHILTSFDQWFINSSVGHSAAGQYAFAYKIGMIYQGLVMALLNGASPIYYDYMNKKDYKKVGEQVDSMTKLLILGASFLILFAVDAGTLLSSSPVFLEALPIAPVIVGAYVFYGVSSFANRGIYFRKKNSYLAGIVLVSGIINILLNYYFIGVKEYSYKAAAYTTLASYFLMMLFSIFVTKYILKLPPLPLGRILKYVVLLGIIVAINYIFGEPNIGLHIGWIFFKGGLFIILSLLLFYNKLGVFFQKSKVQNDEILDQPEND
- the fahA gene encoding fumarylacetoacetase — its product is MLKANNPALSSWIAVSSDSDFPIQNIPFGVFKTAEKSPRVATIIGDTVIDLAELAKAGYFSDLEVDAAVFSQMYINDFMALGKTATRAVRDRISDLFEKNNTELAGKTEVLAKVLHNVNEVELLLPVQVGDYTDFYSSREHATNVGTMFRDPDNALLPNWLHLPVGYHGRASSIVVSGTEIHRPKGQQRPDDSQPPVYGPCKLLDFELEMAFVVGQSTKMGQSISTAEADDYIFGLALFNDWSARDIQKWEYVPLGPFLAKNFASTVSPWIVTLDALEPFRTEGYEQDPEVLPYLKYEGKKNYDIKLQVAIQPNGGEEKVVCNSNFKHMYWTMTQQLAHHTVNGCNVNVGDMCASGTISGPTPDSYGSMLEISWRGTKPVDMPDGTQRRFINDGDTVIMRGWGEVNGLRIGFGECTGKLLPAL